One window of bacterium genomic DNA carries:
- the rplA gene encoding 50S ribosomal protein L1, producing the protein MPGKKYKTALAKVDRTKRYRLDDALGLLGETKCAKWDETVDVAVRLGVDPKQGDQMVRGIAALPHGLGKKIRVVVFAKGDKQKEAREAGADEVGAEDLIEKIDKGWLEFDKAIATPDMMGVVSRLGKVLGPRGLMPNPKLGTVTFDLAKAVKDVKAGQVEYKVDKGSNVHVPVGKASFGKDKLKDNIVALLESILRAKPSTSKGTYLRSVTVSTTMGPGIKLDTGDLQTIAE; encoded by the coding sequence ATGCCTGGAAAAAAATATAAAACGGCGTTGGCCAAGGTGGATCGGACGAAGCGTTACCGTTTGGACGACGCCTTGGGTTTGTTGGGTGAAACCAAGTGCGCCAAGTGGGACGAGACGGTCGATGTGGCCGTGCGTTTGGGAGTCGATCCGAAGCAAGGCGATCAGATGGTGCGCGGCATCGCGGCCCTGCCGCACGGTTTGGGCAAGAAGATCCGCGTCGTCGTGTTCGCCAAGGGCGACAAGCAGAAGGAAGCCAGGGAGGCCGGAGCGGACGAGGTCGGGGCCGAGGATTTGATCGAGAAGATCGACAAGGGGTGGCTCGAGTTCGACAAGGCGATCGCGACCCCCGACATGATGGGCGTGGTGAGCCGTCTCGGCAAGGTCCTGGGGCCCCGGGGATTGATGCCGAATCCCAAGCTGGGAACGGTCACCTTCGATTTGGCCAAGGCGGTCAAGGACGTCAAGGCCGGCCAGGTGGAATATAAGGTGGACAAGGGCTCGAACGTTCACGTCCCCGTCGGCAAGGCTTCCTTCGGCAAGGACAAGCTCAAGGACAACATCGTGGCCCTCTTGGAGTCGATCCTGCGGGCCAAACCCTCGACCTCCAAGGGGACTTACCTGCGCAGCGTGACGGTCTCGACGACGATGGGGCCCGGGATCAAGCTCGATACGGGCGATCTGCAGACCATCGCCGAATAG
- the rplK gene encoding 50S ribosomal protein L11, which yields MAPPKKIQAQVKLQVPAGQANPAPPIGPALGQHGVNIMEFCKQFNAKTQKTEQGLIIPVILTVYQDRSFTFIMKTPPVSILIKKAIGLAKGSSNPNREKVGALSKAQVTEIAKQKMTDLNVNSLEAAMRTVEGTARSMGVDIKG from the coding sequence CAGGCCCAAGTCAAGCTGCAAGTGCCCGCGGGACAAGCCAATCCGGCCCCTCCCATCGGTCCCGCCTTGGGTCAGCACGGCGTGAATATCATGGAGTTTTGCAAGCAATTCAACGCCAAGACCCAGAAGACGGAGCAGGGCCTGATCATACCCGTCATTCTCACCGTCTATCAGGATCGTTCCTTCACCTTCATCATGAAGACCCCGCCGGTCTCGATTTTGATCAAGAAGGCGATCGGACTGGCCAAAGGGTCCTCCAACCCGAACCGGGAAAAGGTGGGGGCCTTGAGCAAGGCGCAGGTGACGGAGATCGCAAAGCAGAAAATGACGGATTTGAACGTCAACTCCCTGGAAGCCGCCATGCGGACGGTCGAGGGCACGGCGCGCAGCATGGGGGTCGATATAAAGGGGTAG
- the rplJ gene encoding 50S ribosomal protein L10, translating into MRKSEKAVLIEGLSEKLKAAKAIIIAEYRGLKVSELTEIRRELKKNAGSFKVIKNRFVKRAIAGTDWAALESHLKGPIGVASSDQDPVILSKVVTKYAETFPAFKVKAGVMGGRLLDVKGIEALSKLPSKEELYAKFLGTLQAPATNLVRVLQAVPQKLALALKAISEKKQ; encoded by the coding sequence ATGAGAAAGAGCGAGAAGGCTGTCCTCATCGAAGGCCTTTCGGAAAAGTTGAAGGCCGCCAAGGCGATCATCATCGCGGAGTACCGGGGCCTCAAGGTTTCCGAGCTCACCGAGATCCGGCGTGAGCTCAAGAAGAACGCCGGGAGCTTCAAGGTCATCAAGAACCGGTTCGTCAAGCGGGCGATCGCGGGCACCGACTGGGCCGCTCTCGAAAGTCATTTGAAGGGGCCTATCGGCGTGGCCTCGAGCGATCAGGATCCCGTGATCCTCTCCAAGGTGGTGACCAAGTACGCGGAGACCTTCCCGGCCTTCAAGGTGAAGGCGGGCGTCATGGGCGGGAGGCTTCTGGACGTGAAGGGGATCGAGGCCCTTTCGAAGCTGCCGTCCAAAGAGGAATTGTACGCGAAGTTTTTGGGTACGTTGCAGGCCCCCGCCACGAATTTGGTGCGCGTGCTGCAGGCGGTCCCGCAGAAGTTGGCCCTGGCGCTCAAGGCCATCTCGGAAAAGAAACAATAA
- the rplL gene encoding 50S ribosomal protein L7/L12 gives MATASRADIVESLKAMPLLEVAELVKELEQVFGVSAAAPMVVAGAAGGAAGAAVEEKTEFTVVLAAAGDNKINVIKEVRALTGLGLKEAKDLVEAAPKTLKEGVSKEDAQKFKETLEKAGGKVEIK, from the coding sequence ATGGCAACAGCAAGTCGTGCGGACATCGTGGAATCCCTCAAGGCGATGCCGCTTCTCGAAGTGGCCGAGCTCGTCAAGGAACTCGAGCAGGTCTTCGGCGTTTCGGCCGCGGCGCCCATGGTGGTCGCCGGAGCGGCCGGAGGAGCGGCCGGCGCGGCGGTTGAAGAGAAAACCGAGTTCACCGTCGTCCTCGCCGCCGCCGGAGACAACAAGATCAACGTCATCAAGGAAGTGCGCGCATTGACGGGTCTGGGTCTCAAGGAGGCGAAGGATCTGGTCGAAGCCGCCCCGAAGACCTTGAAGGAGGGCGTGTCGAAGGAAGACGCCCAGAAGTTCAAGGAGACTCTGGAAAAGGCGGGCGGCAAGGTCGAGATCAAGTAG